The segment GCCTCTGGGGGTGCCTACTAAATTCAGCCAATCACGCCGTCTTCGTCAACATTGACGTTCTTTTCGGCCTTATCTGCCTTGTCGGCCTTCTTGCCCTTGGCAGTCTTGGCGTCTGGCATGTCAACGCCGTCGCTTGGCAGCAGCTTGATGCCCAGGCTATCGCGCACCTTGTTTTCAATTTCAAAGGCCAGCGCAGCGTTTTCACGCAGAAATTCACGCGAGTTATCACGGCCTTGGCCGATTTTTTCGCCGTTGTAGGCATACCAGGCGCCGCTCTTGTCCAGAATCTTGGCGGTGACGCCCATATCCAGAATTTCGCCTTCGCGGCTGATACCTTCGCCAAATAGAATGTCGAACTCGGCGGTCTTGAAAGGGGGCGAGACCTTGTTCTTCACGACCTTGACCTTGGTTTCGTTGCCGATCACCTCGTCACCCTTTTTGATGCTGCCAGTGCGGCGAATGTCCAGACGCACAGAGGCGTAGAACTTCAGCGCGTTACCGCCAGTTGTCGTTTCGGGCGAACCAAACATCACGCCAATCTTCATACGAATTTGGTTAATGAAGATGACCATGCAATTGGTCTTCTTGATAGTGGCAGTCAACTTGCGCAGCGCTTGGCTCATCAGGCGAGCTTGCAGGCCGGGCAGCGAATCGCCCATATCGCCTTCGATTTCAGCCTTGGGGGTCAGCGCAGCAACCGAGTCAATCACGATCAAATCCACCGCACCCGAGCGCACCAAGCTATCGCAAATCTCCAGCGCTTGCTCTCCGGTGTCGGGCTGGCTGATCAGCAGCTCGTTGAGGTTCACACCCAGCTTTTGGGCGTAGCCCGTGTCGAGTGCGTGCTCGGCATCAATAAAGGCGCAGGTACCGGCCAGCTTTTGCATCTCGGCAATGACCTGCAGGGTCAACGTGGTCTTGCCCGACGATTCTGGGCCGTAGATTTCGATCACGCGGCCACGGGGCAGGCCACCTACGCCCAGAGCAATGTCCAGACCCAGCGAGCCGGTGGAGACTACCTGAATGTCTTGAACCACTTCGCCCTCACCGAGCTTCATGATGGTGCCTTTGCCAAACTGTTTTTCAATTTGGGCGAGGGCAGCAGCCAGCGCTTTGGATTTTTCGCTGTTGGCGTCGTTGGTCTTGGCGATGGCGTTCATATCAGGCTCCGAGAGGGGTGGGTGACTGTCTGTGGCCAGTCCTGTTTTTGCATTCAGGCTGGATGCTTGAACAGTAGTTTATGGCCTTGTGCCAAACATTTGTTGAAATATTTAGTCAGTTTGCCTTACTATTATTGATGAGCGAAATTTCACCCGTCACCCCTGCGCAAGACGCTTGGCGCCAAACCCATCTGGGTCGCTTGCTAGGTCACGCCATGCGCCGCTTTGATGCCCGTGTGCTGCAGCTCATGGCCCGTGATGTGGATGTGCCGTTGGCGCTTTCCAATCTGGCGGCACGCGACAAGGTGGGGTCAGCGCATGTGCACATCACGCGTCACCTGTCGCTGGCAGGCGACCGCATAACCGATTTGGCCCAGAAGGCTGGCATGACCAAGCAGGCCATGGCCGATTTGGTTTTGCAATGCGAGGCGTGGGGGTTGGTCACGCGTGAGGCCGACCCACACGATGCGCGCGCCAAACGGGTGCGTTTTACCGAGGCGGGACTGGCTTGGCTGAACGCTTTTCATGCAGCGGTGACGCAAGCGGAAGTTGAGTTTCGTGAAGCCGTGGGAGACGATGTGGCCACCGTGGTTGCACTGGGCTTAGAGGCCTATGCAGACGGTTATTAAGAGCCTCTATAAAGCGCTCTGACTACGGCCAAACACCCACAGAGAAAACACCAGTGCGTCTCTACAATGTCTGAAAAAGTGCTCACAGCACACACAACAGCAGGAGACAAACATGCGCATTCTGATTGCCGAGGACGATCAAGTCTTGGCCGATGGTTTGCTACGCACGCTGCGCAGCTCGGGCGCCGTGGTCAGTCATGTGGCCAATGGCAGCGAGGCCGATACCGCCTTGCTGACCAACAGCGAATTTGATTTGCTGATTCTCGATTTAGGCCTGCCCAAAGTGCATGGGCTAGAAGTGCTCAAGCGCCTGCGCGGGCGCGGTGATGCGCTGCCGGTGCTGATTCTTACCGCAGCCGATTCCATCGAAGAACGCGTGCAGGGTCTGGACTATGGCGCTGACGATTACATGGCCAAACCGTTTGCCCTGTCAGAACTAGAAGCTCGCGTGCGCGCCTTGACCCGGCGCGGCATGGGCGGGGCCAGCTCCAGCATCAAGCATGGCCCATTGGTCTATGACCAGACCGGGCGCGTTGCCACCATTGACGGCAAGATGATTGAGCTGTCTGCCCGGGAGATGGGGCTGCTGGAAGTGCTGCTGCAGCGTGCGGGCCGTCTGGTTAGCAAAGACCAGTTGGTGGAGCGCCTGTGCGAATGGGGCGAAGAGGTGAGCAACAACGCCATCGAGGTCTATATCCACCGCCTGCGCAAGAAGATTGAAAAGGGGCCGATTCGTATCGCTACGGTGCGAGGTCTGGGTTACTGTTTAGAAAAGATACCGCATTAAATTCACTCATTAATTGATAGCTGTTAGTCCTTATTTATCAATGACTAGAGGCTAGAAATGCTTACAACTCACGAGCCATCGCCTTGAAGATCTTTCAGCGTGAGCAGCGCTCCCTTTTTGGTGAAATTCTGGACTGGATGCTTACGCCGATGCTGCTGCTATGGCCAGTCAGTCTGGCGCTGACTTGGCTGGTGGCGCAAGAGCTGGCCAACAAACCCTTTGACCGCGCACTGGAGTACAACGCTCAGGCGCTGGCGCAACTGGTCATGGTGCAGCGCGGCAAGGTGCAGTTCAACTTGCCGCAATCAACCAGCGAAATTTTGCGAGCCGATGAGTCGGATACGGTGTTTTTTCAGGTCAACGGCACCAAGGGCGAATACATCACCGGCGAGCGTGACCTGCCCCGCCCCCCAACACCTGAAGAAGACCCGCCCACCGGCACCGTGCTGCTGCGCGATGTGGAGTACAAGGGCATTGATTTGCGTGTGGCCTATATCTGGGTGCGCATGCCGCTGCCCGGTGAGCCCAGTGCGCTGGTGCAGGTGGCAGAGACGCGTGAAAAGCGCAGCGTGCTGGCCACAGAAATTATCAAGGGCGTGATGCTGCCGCAGTTCGTCATCTTGCCACTGGCCGCGCTGCTGGTCTGGCTGGCGCTGGCACGCGGCATCAAGCCGCTACACCGGCTGGAAGAGCGCATTCGCGCCCGCAAGCCCGAAGATCTCTCTCCCATCAATCACAAAGATGTGCCGCTAGAAGTGGTGCCGCTGGTCGATTCCGTCAATGATTTGCTGCAGCGCCTCGATGACTCCATCGTCACGCAAAAACGTTTTTTGGCCGATGCGGCGCACCAGCTCAAAACCCCTTTGGCGGGTCTGCGCATGCAGGCCGATCTGGCGCAACGCGAGGGCACGAATACCGAGGATTTGAAGCGCTCCTTGGCGCAAATCGGCCGCTCATCCATGCGCGCCACGCACACCGTCAATCAACTCCTCGCGCTGGCGCGGGCCGAGAGTGCGGTGCCCGCCATGCAGGGCTGCAATTTGGTACACATCGTCACCGACGTGTTTCAAGACTGCCTGCCGCGTGCCATGGCCAAGCATATTGACTTGGGTTACGAGGGGGCCAGCGCCAGCACGCCCGGCGTTTGGCTCAACGGCAACACCACGCTGCTGGCCGAGCTGGTGCGCAACTTGCTGGATAACGCCATCAACTACACGCCTTCGAGCAGCGAGCGCCCCGGCGTGATCACGGTGCGCGTGCAGGCCGATCACTTTGGTCAGGTGCTGCTGCTACAAGTGGAAGACTCTGGCCCCGGCGTGCCGCTGTCTGATCGGGAGCTGATTTTTCAGCCCTTTTACCGGGCGCTGGGTAACGAGGCAGATGGCTCAGGTCTGGGCCTGCCCATTGTTTTAGAGATTGCCCGCCAGCATGGCGCGCAGGTGCTGCTGCAAGACGCAAAGCCCGCTCAGACGCCTCCCGGCGCGCTTTTTACCGTGCGCTTTAAGGCCATACCCACTGCGTCTTCCGCTCCAACTTCGGGTCAAGCGCAGGCTCTTCATGCGCTCAAACTCTAATGACCTAAACAGCGGAAATTGCGTATTTCGTAAATGAATGTTCCCCATAGAATCAACAGCACTAATGGTCTGACAGAGAGTCAGCGCTCGCGCACTCTTTACGTAGTCGTTTTGGAATAATTGGATCCTAGGAACACTTTTGATGCAACGTCGCCTCTTTATCTGCACCGCTACCGCTGCGGCCATCGCCTCTTCATTCTCTGGTCTGAGCTTTGCTCAGGACACATCGCGCCCCATCCGCATCGTTGTGCCATTTCCTCCTGGTGGCCCTACCGATATGGTTCCTCGCAACATGCAAGACGTGCTGCCCAAGCTGCTGGGCGGTCAGTC is part of the Comamonas sp. Y33R10-2 genome and harbors:
- the recA gene encoding recombinase RecA, whose amino-acid sequence is MNAIAKTNDANSEKSKALAAALAQIEKQFGKGTIMKLGEGEVVQDIQVVSTGSLGLDIALGVGGLPRGRVIEIYGPESSGKTTLTLQVIAEMQKLAGTCAFIDAEHALDTGYAQKLGVNLNELLISQPDTGEQALEICDSLVRSGAVDLIVIDSVAALTPKAEIEGDMGDSLPGLQARLMSQALRKLTATIKKTNCMVIFINQIRMKIGVMFGSPETTTGGNALKFYASVRLDIRRTGSIKKGDEVIGNETKVKVVKNKVSPPFKTAEFDILFGEGISREGEILDMGVTAKILDKSGAWYAYNGEKIGQGRDNSREFLRENAALAFEIENKVRDSLGIKLLPSDGVDMPDAKTAKGKKADKADKAEKNVNVDEDGVIG
- a CDS encoding MarR family winged helix-turn-helix transcriptional regulator, which gives rise to MSEISPVTPAQDAWRQTHLGRLLGHAMRRFDARVLQLMARDVDVPLALSNLAARDKVGSAHVHITRHLSLAGDRITDLAQKAGMTKQAMADLVLQCEAWGLVTREADPHDARAKRVRFTEAGLAWLNAFHAAVTQAEVEFREAVGDDVATVVALGLEAYADGY
- a CDS encoding response regulator transcription factor; this translates as MRILIAEDDQVLADGLLRTLRSSGAVVSHVANGSEADTALLTNSEFDLLILDLGLPKVHGLEVLKRLRGRGDALPVLILTAADSIEERVQGLDYGADDYMAKPFALSELEARVRALTRRGMGGASSSIKHGPLVYDQTGRVATIDGKMIELSAREMGLLEVLLQRAGRLVSKDQLVERLCEWGEEVSNNAIEVYIHRLRKKIEKGPIRIATVRGLGYCLEKIPH
- a CDS encoding sensor histidine kinase, which gives rise to MKIFQREQRSLFGEILDWMLTPMLLLWPVSLALTWLVAQELANKPFDRALEYNAQALAQLVMVQRGKVQFNLPQSTSEILRADESDTVFFQVNGTKGEYITGERDLPRPPTPEEDPPTGTVLLRDVEYKGIDLRVAYIWVRMPLPGEPSALVQVAETREKRSVLATEIIKGVMLPQFVILPLAALLVWLALARGIKPLHRLEERIRARKPEDLSPINHKDVPLEVVPLVDSVNDLLQRLDDSIVTQKRFLADAAHQLKTPLAGLRMQADLAQREGTNTEDLKRSLAQIGRSSMRATHTVNQLLALARAESAVPAMQGCNLVHIVTDVFQDCLPRAMAKHIDLGYEGASASTPGVWLNGNTTLLAELVRNLLDNAINYTPSSSERPGVITVRVQADHFGQVLLLQVEDSGPGVPLSDRELIFQPFYRALGNEADGSGLGLPIVLEIARQHGAQVLLQDAKPAQTPPGALFTVRFKAIPTASSAPTSGQAQALHALKL